GAAGGCTACCTTGAGCAGTTGGAGACAAAGCTTAAGGCTCAAAGGGGTTTGGCTGATAAGCTCTCCGTGATCGCGGAGCATCACCTATTTTATTATTATGAACGCAAGCAGCATACCAAGCTTTTTTTTCGGGCACCGAATAATAACCCGGAGCTGGTAGCTTATATGGCCTATTTTATGGAACAATACATGCAGGCGGTAGTGAAGGTGCTCGTGGAGGGCGGAGGCTCTGAACCCGAATTGATGGCGCAGTCCTATATAGGAATGCTGGATCGTCTTAAAATGGATATTTTGTTCGATCCTTCCTTTTCGGAGACAGATGCTCATAAACGGGCCCAATTTGCCGCAAGTCTCTTCATAAGAGGGGCTATGGATAATTTGCACCCTTTTCAGGGTGACAAGTTAGCAGAGTAGAATAGATTTAGAGACCGTCCGGTTTCCGGGCGGTTTTTTGAGAGTAGAAGAGTAGACAACTATATACACTGTATTAAATAACAACCTCGGGGTGGTAGTAACGAAAGGGGATTTTGGAACTGGAAGAGCGTCAGCGACCGCCTTTGTCTCCGGATTTCATCCGCGGACAGCGGTTCAAATCAAAGAAATCGGGAGACAACAGCGGCTGGAAGTCCAAACATTCACTGTAGTATCTACCACACTCCCAACGAGTAAGTCTTTAGTACAATCTATATAGTTTAAAATATAAAGCAAGCGAGGAACAAGTATGAATATTATGACTCTGGAACACCTCTCCAAAAGCTATGGCGAGAAAATTTTATTCAATGATGCTTCATTTGGTATGGATGAACGAGATAAGATCGGTGTTATCGGTGTAAATGGAACCGGAAAATCAACTTTTCTACGTATCATTGCTGGTCTGGAAACTCCGGATGAAGGACAAATTGCGATCGGAAATTCGGTGCGTGTACAATTTTTAGCTCAAAACCCGCCTTACAACCCCGAGAATACAGTGCTTCAGCAAGTTTTCGCCGGAGATGAACCGGAGCTTGTGATGATGCGTGAGTATATGGAGACGATGTCACTGCTGGAGACTCAACCCGGCAACAAGGAGTTGGAGAACAAGCTTGTTCAGATTGGCAATGATATTGGTTCGGCGGATATTTGGCATTTGGAGAGTGAAGCGAAAAGTGTACTCACTAAGCTTGGCATTACCCAGTTTGATGCACTTATGGAGACTCTTTCAGGGGGGCAGCGTAAACGGGTTGCTCTTGCAGCAGCACTAATTACACCGTCCGAACTGCTTATCTTGGATGAGCCTACCAACCATATTGATACAGAATCCGTATCCTGGTTAGAGCAATATTTGAAAAAGCGACGTGGTGCCTTGTTAATGGTTACGCATGATCGTTATTTTCTAGATCGAGTGGCAGACGTTATGTTGGAACTCGACGGAGGGCGTTTGTTTAGATATGAAGCGAACTATTCACGCTTTTTGGAATTAAAGGCTGACCGTGAGGAACGTGAGGCTTCTGCGGAACAGAAGCGTAAAAACCTGCTCCGGACGGAACTGGCCTGGATTCGACGCGGGGCTAAAGCCCGAACAACTAAGCAAAAGGCCCGAATTGACCGCTACGAGAAGCTTAAAGATGGGCAGGTCAGCAGTTCAAACGGTACTTTAGATATTTCGGTTGGTTCGACACGTCTAGGCCGTAAGATTATCGAGATTCATGATTTGACCAAAATTCTTGATGGGCGTGTGCTCATTAAAGATTTGACCTATATTGCTGTACCTCAAGATCGGGTTGGAATCATCGGTAAGAATGGTAGCGGCAAATCAACATTGTTGAATCTGATTGCTGGAAGGCTTCAACCGGATGGCGGAGAGGTTCAACTCGGTACTACAGTGAAGTTGGGTTACTTCACCCAAGAACATCAGGATATGGATGACACCCTGCGGGCTATTGAATATGTGAAGGAAGAGGCAGAGGTGATCAAAACTGCGGATGGCAGTACGATTACAGCCGGTCAAATGATGGAACGTTTCCTATTTCCTCCTGCAGCACAATGGACTCCGATTGCGAAGCTTTCCGGAGGTGAAAAGAGACGACTCTATCTGCTCCGTGTATTGATGGGTGCACCTAACGTGCTGCTGCTGGATGAGCCGACCAATGATCTGGATATCGGCACGCTAGCAGTACTGGAGGATTATCTGGATGAATTCCCAGGGGTTGTATTCACAGTATCTCATGATCGCTATTTCTTGGATCGAACCATGGACAAGCTTATTGCTTTCGAGGACGGAGAGATCCGGCTTCATGTCGGCGATTATACCGAATACGAGGAATGGATGGCAAAGAATGTTCCTGTCCGTACTTCGCTGCAAAACGAGAATCCTCGACGGATTGCGGCTCCAGTGTCAACACCTGATACAGTTGCTCCACCATCACTCAAGGATAAACCTAAGTTCACCTTCAAAGAACAACGTGAATACGAGGGAATTGATCAGCAAATTGAACAGGCGGAGAATCTTATAGTTGATATTAGTACGAAGATGGAGGCGGCTTTTGCCGACTCTGGGAAGCTGCAAGAGCTAACCAAGCAGCAACAGCAAGCGGAAGCTGAACTGGAGCGTCTGATGGAGCGCTGGACGTATTTAAATGAACTAGCAGAGAAGATTGAGGGTAAGGCGTAACATGAGTTGTAATTTAACAGATGCTTTTATAAGCTGGCTTCGGGTAACCGAGGCCGGCTTTTTTATGCAGCTGGAGATTTTGAAAGGAGGATTATGTAAATTGGATACCGAACAAGTCAGAGAATTCAAAAAGTGGAAATAAGGGAGGTGTGAACGATGTCCAGGCGAACCACAGGAGTAATTTTCATCGCAATAGCAGCTTTTTTGTATGCCACACGATATATTTGCGGAACCTTGCTGACCGTAAATTCAAATATGAATTTCATCGGTAACCATGAGATGTACGTCACGGCTCTAGATACCCTAGGCTCGGGTCTGACTATATTCAGCCTGCTTTCTTTGGTTATTGGAGCAGGTTATTTAATATGGGCAGATTTTGGAGGTAAACTACGAGAAGTAAAGAAACAATATGACATCATGGAAGAACAGTACTTTAAGCCCGTTGAACTAAGGGAGACTAGTCCTGACAAAAAAGTGGATGGCGACTAATTTAGTCACCACCCACAGCAATCATCTGTACAACCATACGTTTATCTCCGACTAACACGGCCTCACTTGCATTCATTTGCGAGGAACCGTCTCCGTCCAGAAAGATACCCTCTGGATCTTCACCTGGAACAGACTCCAATATAGCTGTACGGAACTCACCGGCGGTGCATCGGCTGGGAGTAACTATAAGCCAGAGCTTGCTGGTATTGTCATACACCAAGCCTGAGCGCATTCTCAGTTCGTCTGCATAGGGCAGGTGCTCTTGCATCGCAGAGGACTGCCAGAGCCCTTGATCCTGTAAATTCATGCTGATCCCGCCTTGAGCCCAATACTGAGTACGGTCGCTGACCTCTAAGTCATCCCCTGAAGAGGCAACCTGTACCGAAAGCTTGCGAGTCTCGCCATCCCATACCAATGTTCCCCGCGGGTATTTGGCATTGAACCATCCAGATCCATAGGCTTTCTTGTCCCCACTTACCGGAATGTCGTTCATGATTGCAATAGATAAGAGGTCTTTACCGTAAAAGAAACCGCCATTTATTCCGTAAGCCGCCACCTGTCTGAGAGGAGACCCCGCGGCCCGTAGAATAATATTCTCAGGAGATACGGACATCATGTGCAGCCTTATTTTTCCCGGACTCTCTTTTTCTAGATAGGAATAGGAGAGGGGGAGGCCGTCAAAGACCTCCTTAGGTTGCGACTCTTTAGCCAGAAATGAAGCTGAAACCCATATCACTAAGGCCAGCAGTGGGATTATGACTAGCAGCCATTGTTTATGTACCCAAAGCTTGCCCAGCCTACGGCTGTCCTCAGTTTGCGCCGACATAAGCGGCCAGCAGCTTGGCTGTGTTTATCACGGCCAGCTTGTGTGTCCGTTCCATAGAATGGGAAGCGTGGACGCCAGGCCCAATGAGAGCTGCGCGTATGTTATTACCGCCTCTTAAGGCGGCAGAAGCATCAGAACCGTATTGCGGGTAAATGTCGACAGCGTAAGGGACAGCCAGTGCCTCGGCCAGCTCTATTAAGCGGCCTGTCATCACGTAATCATAAGGACCCGATGAGTCTTTGGCACAAATAGAGACATCCGTTTCCTTGCAGCTAAGATCATCTCCCATGGCTCCCATGTCCACGGCGATCATCTCATTGATATCAGCAGGGATCCACGAAGCTCCGTGTCCAACCTCTTCAAAATTGGAGATTAACAGAGAGAGATTGTGCAACGGCTTCCAGCCCTCGCGCTTCATACTTTCGAGGAGTCCAAGTAATGCGGCGACACTTGCTTTGTCATCCAGGTGCCGAGATTTAATATAACCGCTAGGGGTAATAACCGCTCTGGCATCAAAAGAAATAAAATCACCAACAGAGATCCCTAGCTTCATAACTTCATCCTTAGAAGAGACCAGCTCGTCAATACGAACCTCCATGTTCTCCTCCTGGCGCTTGAAATCGCGTGCATCGGGATATACATGGACCGAGGGATGACTGGTCAGAATGGTGCCGGTGTATGTTTTACTGCTACGGGTATGGATTACGCAGTATTCATTCTCTATGCTGTGCATTGTGAATCCTCCTACAGAAGTAAGACGAAGCGTACCGTTGGATTTAATAGAGCGGACCATAGCTCCAAGCGTGTCTACGTGAGCGCTGATTCCAATGGTGCGGGAAGGGTCAAGACCTGGAACGGTCAGGATGACACCGCCTTTTTCATTCCAAGTTAGGGGTACATTGAGCGCTGCAGCCTCTTCGGCAACAAGGTTCATGACCTGTGCAGTAAAGCCACTAGGGCTGGGTGTATCGAGCAGCTTTTTGAGAATGGAAAGAATGTAGTCTTCATTAGGTTGAATGGTAAGCAAGGGTTAGTCCTCCTGTTCATTATTGGAAAATAGTAGCTAAAGCTGAGTCGAATGGGAAGTTGATATCCGATCATCTTCGATATTCATAGACTCCATAGAAGTATTGGCCTCACGGAGTTTAGTTAGTTCTGCGGTCAAAATTTTGATTTGTTTTTGCAGCCTGTATTGGCGGAATATGCCGTAAGAGCCCACAATGATTCCACCAATAAGGGCACAGCCGAGGATCACTAGAATAAGCGGGATACTGACTACATCGAAACCGAAATTAACCTGGACCGGATCTACGTTGATAACAGCAAACAGGGCTGTTAGCAGAGCGAAGATAAGACCGGCAATAAGCGACCATTGAATTTTCATAAAGAGCCCCTTTTTGAGAGTGATTTTACTTTCATACGGTCTAAATGTTAAAATCCCCTGCCCGAAGCGGGCAAGGGACTATTGTAATTCTACGCTTCCCGTGTTACTTGGTCAACTCTTCCATCTGAGCGATTACACTTTCAAAAACACTCATCGCTTCGCGGATCGGTTCTGGAGAAGACATGTCAACGCCGGCTTTAGTCAAAATGTTAATGGAGTAGTCGCTTCCGCCACTCTTCAGAAAACCGAGGTATTTGTCCACCGCCGGTTTGCCCTCTTCAAGAATTTGCTTGGCGAAGCTGGTTGCAGCCGAGAATCCAGTCGCATACTTATACACGTAGAAGCTGTTGTAGAAATGCGGGATTCTGGCCCACTCCATCTCGATGTCCTTATCTACAACCATACCCTCGCCATAGTACTTCACGTTGAGGTCATAATAGATCGCTGAAAGATCCTTGGAAGTTAGAGATTCACCTTTCTCAGCACGCTCGTGAATAATCTTCTCAAATTCAGCGAACATGGTTTGCCGGAACACGGTAGTACGGAACTGGTCGGCATAGTAGGTGAGCAAGAACATTTTTTCCTTCGGATCTGTGGACTTATTCAACAGGTAATCCATCAGAAGAGCCTCGTTGGTAGTAGAAGCCACCTCTGCCAGGAAAATCGTATATTGGGCATCGCGGTATTTCAGAGCATTATCTGAATAATACGAATGCAATGCATGGCCCATTTCATGAGCCAATGTGAACATACTGTTGAGATTATCGTTATGGTTCAAGAGGACATAAGGATGGGTGCCGTAGGCTCCCCAGCTGTATGCGCCTGTACGTTTGTTCTCGTTCTCATATACATCTATCCAGCCTGTGTCGTAGCCTTCCTGAAGTACGCTCAGATAGTCTTCACCCAGCGGTTTAAGCCCTTCTTTGGTAATCTTCTTGGCTTCTTCAAAGGTGATATCCATTTTATATTCATCAACAAGTGGTGCAAATAGATCATACATATGTAGCTCATCTACACCAAGGAGCTTTTGACGGAGCTTCATATAACGATGCATCAACGGCAAGCTTTCGTGAATGGTATCAATAAGGTTCGTGTAGACCTCTTTTGGAATGTTGTCGCCGTATAGTGACATTTCCAGTACAGAAGGATATTTGCGCACTCGTGAGTAAAATACGTTTTTATTAACATTGGCGCTGAGTGTTGCAGCGATTGTGTTTTTCTGTTTGCCATAGGTTTCATAGACTGCCTTAAAAGCGTTCTTCCGAACCTCGCGGTCTGGACTTTCCAAAAACTTAATGTAGCTGCCATGCGTTAATTCAACTTCTTTGCCGTCTTCATCCTTAATCTTAGGGAATTTCAAATCGGCATTATTCAGCATGCTGAATATACTTTGCGGTGCTTGGGAAAGGTTGCCTACTTGTGCTAGCAAGGCTTCTTCGGCTTTAGAAAGAACATGCGCTTTCTCGCGTTTCATCTCTTTGAGAGTGAAGGTGTAGTCAGATAACTCAGGATTCGCAATGAATTGATCCAGCGTTTCTACAGGCAATGCTAGAATTTCCGGTGTTACAAAAGAGAGTGCCTCACTGGCTTCTACATTCAGCTGCTTCGATTTCTGAGCCAAACCTTGGTAGACAGAGTCAGCGGTATCTTCATCCTGCCGCATGTGCGCATATACATAAAGACGTTCGGTATTTAGCGATAGCTTATCATCCAGTTGGAAACAATCCTTTAGGGCATCAGGGGAGTCCAGCTTACCCTGAAAGTCGGAAGCTTTTTTAATCAGCTCTTTAGCTTCTTCATATGCTTGATCCCATTCAGACTGGGAAGAAAACATGTCTTCAAGCTTCCAGCGATTTTCGGCAGGCACTTCACTTCTCTTCAATAATTGTTCCATTGTAATCCTCCTTGAATGATGATATGAAGTAGGCATATTCTTTACCGGAAGCCTGGCGGATAGTAAATCACCCGAAAGCAGGCTAAGCGTTAGCAGAATAGGGAGTGACTTGGTTGGTATGGACAAATGGGCTGCCTCCTAGTAATCAAAGGTCAGCCTAGTATGTCCTACCAGATCAAGATTATTTATCCTTATCCTGCGTTGTACAGAATTTATGCCAACAAACTATAGATAACGAAAACAAAAGCCAATACAATCATAATTACTGCTGTCAAAGCCATCCCCCGCTTAAGCTTGGGAGGCATCTTGTCCTTACCCATAATGAGTACTGCACCTAGGCAAAGGACAAGAATTACATAAATGGTTAGGTTCTCAGTGTCCATTATGCTTATACCTGTTTGAATGCTGCGATGATGTTTTTATACTCTTCTTCATTGTCTTTGTATGACTCTTTGTTGAAGCGATTGTTTACCCACTGCATCATGGCAGGACGGCTTAGAAAAGTATGGGTTTCTTCTCCCCATTGATCAGAAATTTCTCGAAGGACAATATATTTTCCTTGTACTTCAACGGTCATCATGTTCCATTTGTCTGTTTTGTATATTTCATGTTTTTTAATCATTGTTTATTCCCACCCTGGCTATTTTTGGCTTTTGGGTCAATGATAACGCACACACGAAGGGAAAAGCAAATTAAATCCACTTTATGCTTGTTCCTCAATTGATTTGAAGAAAATGCTGGAGTATAATGTAAGTATACGCCATATATGGCGCTATTTTTAGGAGGTTGTTCATTTGAAAGGTACAGTTAAATGGTTTAATGCAGAAAAAGGTTATGGTTTCCTTCAAGTTGATGGCGGCGAAGATGTATTCGTTCACTTTTCAGCAATCCAAGGCGACGGTTTTAAGACTTTGGACGAAGGCCAAGCGGTTGAATTTGATGTTACTGACGGTAACCGTGGACCCCAAGCAGCTAACGTAACGAAATTATAAGAAACGGCTTAGACAGCTCATCTGTCTGCTATAAATATACTGCTAGTAAGATTCGTGGATTCATGTCCACCAACTAGTCATAGATTACACAGTTCTCTTTTGGGAACTGTGTTTTTTTCATGCATTCATCTAAGTAAGTGGGCTGAGAAATGTGTTGGTGTATAGGCTTTGACCGAACGTATAAGGAAATGATAAACTAGAATCGTACCCTTTGTTTGGGAAAAGAGAGTAGAAAGTCATTTTGATGGGGAGCGTTACGTCATGAAGTTTAAATTATTTAAGGATCGTAAAGGCAAGGCCGATCAAGCCAAGAATAACAAATTCGTTAAGCTGGCTCGCGAAATTTATGTCCAGGCACGTAAGGGTGGGCCTAATCCGGAGGCAAACTTCGGACTGAAGACAGCTATCGCCAGCGCAAGATCTATCAATATGCCTGTTGATAATATCGATAGAGCGATTAAGAAAGCCATCGGCGGTGGAGAAGAAGTTGATTACGAAGAAATTTATTATGAAGGTTATGGGCCTGGCGGCGTAGCAATTATGGTCAAATGTCTTACAGACAACCGTAACCGTACGGCTGCTGATGTTCGGTCCATTTATAATAAACGGGGCGGCAATATGGGAGAGTCCGGCTGCGTTTCTTATATGTTCGATGAGAAAGGCGTTCTGGTAATAGACCGCGAAGCCTTCGCAGACTTGGATGAAGATACGGTGATGATGCAGTCTCTGGAGGCAGGTGCGGAGGATTTATCTGTATCTGAGGAAAGTTTTGAGATTCTTACACATCCTCATGAAGTTGAGGCCGTAAAAAGCGAGCTGGAAGCACAGGGCTATACTTTTGCAAGCTCTGAGGTCCGCTGGATTCCACAGAATACGATTGATGTCGAAGGTGAAAATGCTGAAAAACTGCTCAAAATGATGGATGCCTTCGAGGACAATGATGATGTTCAAGATGTATACAACAATTTTGAAATCAGTGATGAGGAAATGGAACGTATCGGCTAATAGGGTGATGATTTGAATATTAAAAGGACCTTGCTCTCTGAAGTAGTAGAGCAAGGTCTTTTTATATAGTAAGGCAGTACCTAAGCTTACCGCTTACTCAATGACAGTTAAGATTTCTGTTACTTCCTTGCGCGCCATAATTTTTCTCGCCTGTATCGCAGGATGGCCAAGAGCAACGACCATATTGATAACCCGATCGTCTGGAATAGTCAAATAATCACGAAGCTCTTGTTCAGCCAGCAGGACGGGGCCAGTCAATGGACAAGTCGCCAGACCTTTGGAGTGAGCAGCGAGCATCATGTTTTGAATAGCAAGACTGCTGCTCTTTAAAGATTCCTCAGCCCATATAGATGCACTTCCAAATTCAAGCGGATCAAAGATCC
Above is a window of Paenibacillus wynnii DNA encoding:
- a CDS encoding TetR/AcrR family transcriptional regulator, whose translation is MSSVSNDKHTAILDAAYTLFGSGGFYETKMSDVAEQAGIAKGTVYLYFKSKEELFLAVTRRDCEGYLEQLETKLKAQRGLADKLSVIAEHHLFYYYERKQHTKLFFRAPNNNPELVAYMAYFMEQYMQAVVKVLVEGGGSEPELMAQSYIGMLDRLKMDILFDPSFSETDAHKRAQFAASLFIRGAMDNLHPFQGDKLAE
- a CDS encoding ABC-F family ATP-binding cassette domain-containing protein, which encodes MNIMTLEHLSKSYGEKILFNDASFGMDERDKIGVIGVNGTGKSTFLRIIAGLETPDEGQIAIGNSVRVQFLAQNPPYNPENTVLQQVFAGDEPELVMMREYMETMSLLETQPGNKELENKLVQIGNDIGSADIWHLESEAKSVLTKLGITQFDALMETLSGGQRKRVALAAALITPSELLILDEPTNHIDTESVSWLEQYLKKRRGALLMVTHDRYFLDRVADVMLELDGGRLFRYEANYSRFLELKADREEREASAEQKRKNLLRTELAWIRRGAKARTTKQKARIDRYEKLKDGQVSSSNGTLDISVGSTRLGRKIIEIHDLTKILDGRVLIKDLTYIAVPQDRVGIIGKNGSGKSTLLNLIAGRLQPDGGEVQLGTTVKLGYFTQEHQDMDDTLRAIEYVKEEAEVIKTADGSTITAGQMMERFLFPPAAQWTPIAKLSGGEKRRLYLLRVLMGAPNVLLLDEPTNDLDIGTLAVLEDYLDEFPGVVFTVSHDRYFLDRTMDKLIAFEDGEIRLHVGDYTEYEEWMAKNVPVRTSLQNENPRRIAAPVSTPDTVAPPSLKDKPKFTFKEQREYEGIDQQIEQAENLIVDISTKMEAAFADSGKLQELTKQQQQAEAELERLMERWTYLNELAEKIEGKA
- a CDS encoding M42 family metallopeptidase → MLTIQPNEDYILSILKKLLDTPSPSGFTAQVMNLVAEEAAALNVPLTWNEKGGVILTVPGLDPSRTIGISAHVDTLGAMVRSIKSNGTLRLTSVGGFTMHSIENEYCVIHTRSSKTYTGTILTSHPSVHVYPDARDFKRQEENMEVRIDELVSSKDEVMKLGISVGDFISFDARAVITPSGYIKSRHLDDKASVAALLGLLESMKREGWKPLHNLSLLISNFEEVGHGASWIPADINEMIAVDMGAMGDDLSCKETDVSICAKDSSGPYDYVMTGRLIELAEALAVPYAVDIYPQYGSDASAALRGGNNIRAALIGPGVHASHSMERTHKLAVINTAKLLAAYVGAN
- a CDS encoding LapA family protein, with product MKIQWSLIAGLIFALLTALFAVINVDPVQVNFGFDVVSIPLILVILGCALIGGIIVGSYGIFRQYRLQKQIKILTAELTKLREANTSMESMNIEDDRISTSHSTQL
- the pepF gene encoding oligoendopeptidase F, whose amino-acid sequence is MEQLLKRSEVPAENRWKLEDMFSSQSEWDQAYEEAKELIKKASDFQGKLDSPDALKDCFQLDDKLSLNTERLYVYAHMRQDEDTADSVYQGLAQKSKQLNVEASEALSFVTPEILALPVETLDQFIANPELSDYTFTLKEMKREKAHVLSKAEEALLAQVGNLSQAPQSIFSMLNNADLKFPKIKDEDGKEVELTHGSYIKFLESPDREVRKNAFKAVYETYGKQKNTIAATLSANVNKNVFYSRVRKYPSVLEMSLYGDNIPKEVYTNLIDTIHESLPLMHRYMKLRQKLLGVDELHMYDLFAPLVDEYKMDITFEEAKKITKEGLKPLGEDYLSVLQEGYDTGWIDVYENENKRTGAYSWGAYGTHPYVLLNHNDNLNSMFTLAHEMGHALHSYYSDNALKYRDAQYTIFLAEVASTTNEALLMDYLLNKSTDPKEKMFLLTYYADQFRTTVFRQTMFAEFEKIIHERAEKGESLTSKDLSAIYYDLNVKYYGEGMVVDKDIEMEWARIPHFYNSFYVYKYATGFSAATSFAKQILEEGKPAVDKYLGFLKSGGSDYSINILTKAGVDMSSPEPIREAMSVFESVIAQMEELTK
- a CDS encoding cold shock domain-containing protein, which produces MKGTVKWFNAEKGYGFLQVDGGEDVFVHFSAIQGDGFKTLDEGQAVEFDVTDGNRGPQAANVTKL
- a CDS encoding YebC/PmpR family DNA-binding transcriptional regulator yields the protein MKFKLFKDRKGKADQAKNNKFVKLAREIYVQARKGGPNPEANFGLKTAIASARSINMPVDNIDRAIKKAIGGGEEVDYEEIYYEGYGPGGVAIMVKCLTDNRNRTAADVRSIYNKRGGNMGESGCVSYMFDEKGVLVIDREAFADLDEDTVMMQSLEAGAEDLSVSEESFEILTHPHEVEAVKSELEAQGYTFASSEVRWIPQNTIDVEGENAEKLLKMMDAFEDNDDVQDVYNNFEISDEEMERIG